A portion of the Meriones unguiculatus strain TT.TT164.6M chromosome 11, Bangor_MerUng_6.1, whole genome shotgun sequence genome contains these proteins:
- the Lypd8 gene encoding ly6/PLAUR domain-containing protein 8: protein MKGTLIAAIIVAFAITAVDSLDCVQCHVPNGTCSVNTRTTCEEGSLSCVASFINSTLGGVFNLYQNNFCSALNCPENTTTEVDFTVRVFDDQRFHFASQCCQGKACNDTSQDSGTQETDSTQCTSCYSHNKTVCEQKTQPCYKGEQCVHVIVGFANGTDEVELRGCSNINNTTCQFLTPENTTVGEFIFKKVECTKATSLPASVIPPANLGIKTSFASSILGTLLLLKLLL, encoded by the exons ATGAAAGGCACCCTCATTGCGGCGATCATTGTGGCATTTGCCATCACGGCTGTAG ACTCCCTGGATTGTGTACAGTGTCATGTCCCCAACGGCACCTGTTCTGTCAACACCAGAACAACGTGTGAAGAAGGGTCCCTCAGTTGTGTGGCATCCTTCATCAACTCCACTCTAG GAGGAGTCTTCAATTTGTACCAGAATAATTTCTGCTCGGCCCTCAATTGCCCAGAGAACACCACCACAGAAGTGGATTTCACCGTGCGTGTGTTTGATGACCAAAGATTCCATTTTGCAAGCCAGTGCTGCCAAGGAAAGGCATGCAATGACACCAGCCAAG ACTCTGGAACACAGGAGACAGACAGCACTCAGTGCACCTCTTGTTATAGCCACAACAAAACGGTCTGCGAGCAGAAAACCCAGCCGTGTTACAAAGGAGAACAATGTGTCCACGTCATTGTTGGGTTTGCAAATG GTACTGACGAAGTAGAGCTGAGAGGCTGTTCCAACATCAACAACACTACCTGTCAATTCCTGACCCCCGAGAACACGACAGTTGGAGAATTCATTTTCAAGAAGGTTGAATGCACGAAGGCCACCTCACTCCCAGCCTCTGTCATCCCACCAGCCAACCTAGGCATCAAAACTTCCTTTGCCTCCTCTATCTTGGgcaccctccttcttctgaagCTGCTGTTGTGA